From a region of the Dictyostelium discoideum AX4 chromosome 2 chromosome, whole genome shotgun sequence genome:
- the mproS gene encoding proline-tRNA ligase: MISLIKKSNKNLISNTSLNLINRFTTTTPTPTTSTSNNNEIIKSNKFINIFRSNLFIPFQNDQKIGSDMLESQLLMQKGGLIRRLSAGTYSTLPLAQKVMENIIKIIDEEMEKVGGQKMSMPKMLPRELWEKTGRWDSAGDDLIKLKDRKGEEYCLAPTHEEVITTIVANESLSNSSFPIKLYQIGEKYRDEVRPRFGLLRGREFTMKDMYSFDTSKEAAEITYYQVKQAYHNILERLELPYACVEADSGNIGGNMSHEFQVLANVGEDSLIYCKNCNYHANIEKAKGLPSTNIKNLKKQKSILNKQINQEINNNNTNDNQEINIKIKEIENEIKNFKNIKLSIMKITTLPSNSDKEIEEIALIINKLNDNFNQYSIKPNYNDIKQTQVLSPEEYKKYRSIIMKGIESKNVDNNSDKLLSFEEIIKHKLFIDGSVEFDEESIYKPLKSLLKKLLKRDLSRKDDLILSMNRGQNFREAIKGDLCVQPVCDGKSLLDTKRGIEVGHIFYLGTKYSSKLGAYYTGAAQQRIPLEMGCFGIGVSRLLATIVETFSKEETGFIWPQQVAPYQIIIVPKHLKSQLSLAESVSEQLQTEIPYLKSRIIIEDRSKAHFAQKVLESKFMGIPYFLVIDNNNKSIELGESSTKVNSFKIEYKSETPTLIQNQFDLINYFKNKFN; the protein is encoded by the coding sequence atgatttctttaattaagaaatcaaataaaaatttaatttcaaatactagtttaaatttaataaatagatttacaactacaactccaactccaacaacatcaacatcaaataataatgaaattattaaatcaaataaatttataaatatttttagatcaaatttatttataccaTTTCAAAATGATCAAAAGATTGGTAGTGATATGTTAGAGAGTCAATTATTAATGCAAAAAGGTGGATTAATTAGAAGATTATCAGCAGGTACATATTCAACTTTACCATTAGCTCAAAAGGTTAtggaaaatataataaagataattgaTGAAGAGATGGAAAAAGTTGGTGGTCAAAAAATGTCAATGCCAAAAATGTTACCAAGAGAACTTTGGGAAAAAACTGGTAGATGGGATTCAGCAGGTGacgatttaataaaattaaaggaTAGAAAAGGTGAAGAGTATTGTTTAGCACCAACTCATGAAGAGGTTATAACAACCATAGTTGCCAATGAGTCATTGTCAAATAGTAGTTttccaattaaattatatcaaATCGGTGAGAAATATCGTGATGAGGTTAGACCAAGATTTGGATTATTAAGAGGTCGTGAATTTACAATGAAAGATATGTACTCTTTCGATACAAGTAAAGAAGCTGCTGAAATCACCTATTATCAAGTTAAACAAGCCTATCATAACATTCTTGAAAGATTAGAATTACCCTATGCTTGTGTTGAAGCTGATTCTGGTAATATTGGTGGTAACATGTCTCACGAATTTCAAGTATTAGCCAATGTTGGTGAAGATTCTTTAATCTATtgtaaaaattgtaattatcatgcaaatattgaaaaagcaAAAGGTTTACCAtcaacaaatattaaaaatttaaaaaaacaaaaatcaattttaaataaacaaattaatcaagaaattaataataataacaccaATGATaatcaagaaattaatataaaaattaaagaaattgaaaatgaaattaaaaattttaaaaatattaaattatcaattatgaAAATTACAACATTACCTTCAAATTCtgataaagaaattgaagaaatAGCTctcattataaataaattaaatgataattttaatcaatatagtattaaaccaaattataatgatattaaacaaaCTCAAGTTTTATCACCTgaagaatataaaaaatatcgtTCAATTATTATGAAAGGAATTGAAAGTAAaaatgttgataataatagcgataaattattatcatttgaagaaattattaaacataaattatttattgatggatcagttgaatttgatgaagaatcaatttataaaccattgaaatcattattaaagaaattattaaagagaGATTTAAGTAGAAAAgatgatttgattttatcaATGAATCGTGGTCAAAATTTCAGAGAAGCTATTAAAGGTGATCTTTGTGTACAACCTGTTTGTGATGGTAAATCATTATTGGATACAAAGAGGGGTATCGAAGTTGgccatattttttatttaggtACTAAATATTCTTCAAAATTGGGTGCTTATTATACTGGAGCTGCTCAACAAAGAATTCCATTGGAAATGGGTTGTTTTGGTATTGGTGTATCACGTTTATTAGCTACTATTGTTGAAACTTTTAGTAAGGAAGAAACTGGTTTCATTTGGCCACAACAAGTTGCACCTTATCAAATTATCATTGTTCCAAAACATCTTAAATCTCAATTATCACTTGCTGAATCAGTCTCTGAACAACTTCAAACTGAAATTCCATATTTAAAATCACGTATTATCATTGAAGATCGTTCTAAAGCTCATTTCGCTCAAAAAGTTTTAGAATCAAAATTCATGGGTATTCCTTACTTTTtagtaattgataataataataaatcaattgaacttggtgaatcatcaacaaaagttaattctttcaaaattgaatataaatCTGAAACTCCAActttaattcaaaatcaatttgatttaattaattattttaaaaataaatttaattaa
- the mlcR gene encoding Regulatory myosin light chain (Similar to RLC): MASTKRRLNREESSVVLGEEQVAELKEAFELFDKDRTGFIKKDALKTTCKQFGVFVMEDQLDAMFAEADTTKSGAIGFPEFMSMMSRRMKQTSNEQILMNAFKTFDPEGNGYILTKDLSKALTTLGDKLTEAELQELLSISENEQKQVKYDLFVNTLFSKK; the protein is encoded by the exons atg gcCTCAACCAAAAGAAGATTAAACAGAGAAGAATCATCTGTAGTTTTAGGTGAAGAACAAGTTGCTGAATTAAAAGAAGCTTTTGAACTCTTTGATAAAGATAGAACTGGTTTCATTAAAAAGGATGCCTTAAAAACCACCTGTAAACAATTTGGTGTTTTTGTTATGGAAGATCAATTAGATGCCATGTTTGCTGAAGCTGATACCACCAAATCTGGTGCTATTGGTTTCCCAGAATTTATGTCAATGATGTCCCGTCGTATGAAACaa actTCAAATgaacaaattttaatgaacgcttttaaaacttttgatCCAGAAGGTAATGGTTACATCTTAACAAAAGATTTATCTAAAGCCTTAACAACTTTGGGTGATAAATTAACTGAAGCAGAGTTACAAGAATTGTTATCAATTTCAGAAAACGAACAAAAGCAAGTTAAATATGACCTTTTCGTTAATACTCTCTtcagtaaaaaataa